The Oncorhynchus keta strain PuntledgeMale-10-30-2019 unplaced genomic scaffold, Oket_V2 Un_contig_23958_pilon_pilon, whole genome shotgun sequence genome includes the window ACCAGAACAGAGATGGGttggatcagagagagacagtaccaaccagaacagagatgggttggatcagagagagacagtaccaaccagaacagagatgggttggatcagagagagacagtaccaaccagaacagagatgggttggatcagagagagacagtaccaaccagaacagagatgggttggatcagagagagacagtaccaaccagaacagagatgggttggatcagagagagacagtaccaaccagaacagagatgggttggatcagagagagacagtaccaaCCAGAACAGAGATGGGTTGGATCAGAGAGAAGACGGTACCAACCAGAACAGAGATGGGttggatcagagagagacagtaccaaccagaacagagatgggttggatcagagagagacagtaccaaccagaacagagatgggttggatcagagagagacagtaccaaccagaacagagatgggttggatcagagagagacagtaccaaccagaacagagatgggttggatcagagagagacagtaccaaccagaacagagatgggtttggatcagagagagacagtaccaagcagaacagagatgggttggatcagagagagacagtaccaagcagaacagagatgggttggatcagagagagacagtaccaaccagaacagagatgggttggatcagagagagacagtaccaaccagaacagaggtgggttggatcagagagagacagtaccaaccagaacaagagatgggttggatcagagagagacagtaccaaCCAGAACAGGGATGGGttggatcagagagagacagtaccagCCAGAACAGAGATGGGTTGGATCAGAGAGGCAGTACCAACCCAGAACAGAGACGGGTTGGATCAGAGAACAGTACCAACCAGAACAGAGATGGGTTGGATCAGGAAGACAATTACCAACCAGAACAGAGATGGGTTGGATCAGAGAGCAGTACCACCAGAACAGAGATGGAGTTTATAATGTAATACAATAGAAACCAGTTCAGTACCAGAACAGAGATGGGTTTGCtatgtaatacaatagaaacCAGTTCAGTCACCAACCAGAGCAGAGATGGGTTTATAATGTAATACAATAGAAACCAGTTCAGTACCAGAACAGAGATGGGTTTATAATGTAATACAATAGAAACCAGTTCAGTACCAGAACAGAGATGGGTTTATAATGTAATACAATAGAAACCAGTTCAGTACCAGAACAGAGATGGGTTTATAATGTAATACAATAGAAACCAGTTCAGTACCAGAACAGAGATGGGTTTATAATGTAATACAATAGAAACCAGTTCAGTACCCAGAACAGAGATGGGTTTATAATCATTTAATAGGAACCAGTTCAGTACCAGAACAGAGATGGGTTTATAATGTAATACAATAGGAAACCAGTTCAGTACCAGAACAGAGATGGGTTTATAATGTAATACAATAGAAACCAGTTCAGTACCAGAACAGAGATGGGTTTATAATGTAATACAATAGAAACCAGTTCCGTACCAGAACAGAGATGGGTTTATAATGTAATACAATAGAAACCAGTTCAGTTCAGAACAGAGATGGTTTATAATGTTACTAGAAACCAGTTCAGTACCAGAACAGAGATCCCTTTATAATAATAAATAGAAACCAGTTCTACCCAGAACAGAGATGGGTTTATAATGTAATACAATAGAAACCAGTTCAGTACCAGAACAGTGTGGAGTTTATAATGTAATGGGTGAAACCAgttggttggtgggtgggtgtATTTCCTGGTGTGGTGTCTGGTTGTGTCAATGGGTGGCtactgggtgtgtgtggtgttgtggtgtgtggtgtctggtgtgtgtggtgtgtgggtgggtgtggtgtgtgtgtgtgtgtgtgtgtgtgtgggtgggtgggtgtgtgtgtgtggtgtgtgtggtgtggtggtgtggtgtggtgggtgtggtgtgtgtggtgtggtgttgtggtgtggtgggtgggtggtgtgtgtggtgtggtgggtgggtgtgtggtgtggtggtgtgtggtgtgtgtgtgtggtgtgatgtggggtgtggtgtgtggtgtgtgtggtgtggtgggtgtggtgtggtggtgtggtgttgtggtgtggtgggtgtggtgtggtgtgtgtgtgtgtgtgtggtgtgtggtgtggtgtgtgtggtgtgtgtggtgtgtgtgtgtgtggtggtgtgggtgtgtgtgtggtggtgtggtgtggtgggtgggtgggtgtgtggtgtggtgtggtgtgtgtcgtgtggtgggtggtgtggtgtgtgtggcgtgtgtgtgtgtgtgtgtgtgtgtgtgtggtgtggtgtgtgtggtgtgtgtggtgtgtgtgtgtgtggtgtggttggtgtgtgtgtggtgtggtgggtggtgtggtgtgtgtggtgtggtgtggtgtggtggtgtggtgggtgtggtgtggtgggtgtggtgtgtgtggtgtggtgtgtgtggtgggtggtgtggtgtggtggtgtggtgtgtggtgtggtgtgtgtgtgtggtgaggtgtggtgtggtgggtgtgtgggtgtggtgtgtggtgtggtgtggtggtgtggtgtggtgagtgtgtggtgggtgtggtgtgtgtgtgggtgtgttgggtgtggtgtgtggtgtggtgtggtgggtgggtgggtgggtgtggtgtgtggtggggtgtgggtgtggtgggtgtggttggtgtgggtgtggtgggtgtggtgtggtgggtggtgtggtgggtggtgtggtgggtgtggtgggtggtgtggtgggtggtggtgggtggtgtggtggtgtgtggtggtagtggtggttgtgtggtggtgtggtggggtgtggtgtggtgggtgtgggtgtagtggtgtggtgtggtgggtgtggtgtgtgtgggtgtgtgggtggtgggtgtggttggtggtgtggtgtggtttggtgtgggtgtgtggtttggtggtgggtggtggtggtggtgggtggtgtggtggtgggtggtgggtggtgtggtgtagtgtggtatggTGGGTACCTGCTGCGTGTCTGGTCTACTTTAGTCTTTATCAACATGGCTCTGTATCGTCGCACCGCCAGCCAGGCCACGGCGCCAATCAGTGTAACTATGGCAACCAGCACACCAAGGCACGCCCCCACCAGCCGCTGCTGCGTCATCCTCACGTCACAACGACGACCCATGAACCAGAAATGATCCCCCACAgggcacctggagagagagagagagagaaaacctggagagagatacagagcacctggagagagatacagagcacctggagagagatacagagcacctggagagagagagaatacctggagagagacggagcacctggagagagagacagagcacctggagagagagacagagcacctggagagagagacagagcacctggagagagagacgggagagagagagacaccagagagcacctgagagagagagacagagcacctagagagagagacagagcacctggagagagacagagcacctggagagagagacagagcacctggagagagagagaatacctggagagagacggagcacctggagagagagacagagcacctggagagagagagagcgagacagagcacctggagagagagcggggagagagagagagacacagagcacctggagagagagacagagcacctagagagagagacagagcacctggagagagagagacagagcacctagagagagacagagcacctggagagagagacagagcacctggagagagacagagcacctgggagagagacgggagcagagagagagacacagagcacctggagagagacagagcacctagagagagagagacagagcacctggagagagagagaacacctggagagagacagagcacctggagagaaacagagcacctggagagagacagagcacctggagagagagagcgagagagggagagagagacagagcacctggagagagacagagagagcacctggagagagacagagcacctggagacagagagagcacctggagagagagagcgagagagggagagagagacagagcacctggagagagacagagagagcacctggagagagacagagcacctggagagagagagagcacctggagagagagagcgagagagggagagagagacagagcacctggagagagacagagagagcacctggagagagacagagcacctggagagagagacagagcacatggagagagagagagcacctggagagagatacagagcacctggaaaaagagagagcacctggagagagagacagagcacctggagagagagagagcacctggagagagagaaagagcacctggagagagagagagagcacctggagagagacagagcacctggagagagagacagagcacctggagagagagagagagacagagcacctgggagagagagagcgagacagagcacctggagagagagaggagagcacctggagagagacagagcacctggagagagagacagagcacctggagagagacagagcacctagagagagagacagagcacctggagagagagacagagcacctgagagagagagagctggagacagagcacctggagagagagagcggggagagagagagacacagagcacctggagagagagacagagcacctagagagagacagagcacctggagagagacagaacacctgagagagacagagcacctggagagaaacagagcacctggagagagacagagcacctggagagagagagacagagcacctggagagagagagaatacctggagagagacggagcacctgacagagacctggagagacagagcacctggagagagagacagagcacctgagcgggagagagagagcgagacagagcacctggagagagaccgggagagagcacctggaggagagagagagagagacagagcacctgagagagagacagagcacctggagagagagagagagacagagcacctaggagagagagacagagcacctggagagagagacagagcacctgggagagagagagcgagacagagaacctggagagagagagcagtgacagtgaacctggagagagagagagacagagcacctggagagagacagtgcagggaacctggagagagagagacacagtgaacctgggagagagagacagtgacagggaacctggagagagacagagacagtgaacctggagagaaggagagagagagacagagacagtgaaccTGGAGAGAATTGAGAGACACCATCTTTCAATATAGACATTTATTAACATGTCTTGTGATGTATCTTtttactgtctgtgtgtgtgtgtgtgtgtgtgtgtgtgtgtgtgtgtgtgtgtgtgtgtgtgtgtgtgtgtgtgtgtgtgtgtgtgtgtgtgtgtgtgtgtgtgtgtgtgtgtgtgcgtgtgtgtgtgtgtgtgtgttcttactggCAGAGGGGTGGTTGGTGAGGGTGGTGGGTACAGATGCCCTGGTTGTGACAGTAGTCAGAGTGACAGACCGAGGAACAGACAGCCATGTGACCTGGTCTGGACAAACACTCAAAACCTGCTGCAGGGCAGTTGAAcaaccacaaacacacatcatcctgcacacctgggggaggagagagagagaagagagggaaggagagcgagagagggaaggagagtgaaggagagaacggagagggaaggagagaggagagagaaggagagaacggagagggagagagggaacgagagagaaggggggagaacggagagggaaggatagaggagagaggaagagagggaaggagagaggaaggaagagagaaggagagaggagagaggaagagagggaaggagagaggaagagagagaggggaagggagagaacggagagggaaggagagagagagagagaagagagggaaggagagaacggagagggaaggagaagagaaggagaaggagagagagagaggagagaggaagagaggaagagagggaaggagagagagagagagagagagagagaagagagggagagaggagggagagagaagagagggaaggaaagaacggagacaggggagagcggagagggagagaggagagaagagagggaaggagagagcggagaggatgaggagagagaagagggaaggagagaaaggagagggagagggaaagagagaacggagagggagagaagaagagaaagggagagaagaacagaaggaaggagagaacagagagaacggagaggagagaagaagaagagtaggaaggaaagagggagagtaggagagtaggagagagaagaaagggaaggagagaacagagagggagattgaggagagagaagagagggaaggagaaaaaggagaggggaagaggagagaagaagagagagatttTTAAACAAAAAGTTTTGACCAAAAAGCTAACAGTGTTTAATAGTTGAACAGTTCTGAGGATCTGGAGAACTCAAACAGAGCAGGCTTTGgttacagcccagcactaacacacccaATTACACCGTGCAAGGCCTTGATGAGCAGTTCGTTGGTTGAGCGGTATTAGTGCTGGGCTAAAACAAAACCTTGCACCGTCTGGCAGACCCCTGACTCACCTCCCACAGTGACGTTCGTAACCTTTGACCCTCTGAAGCTCCACCCCTCTCTGACAGCCTGGGCCAATCCGGTGCGTTCCAGCAGAGACCCCGCTCCTGATACGCCCAGCCAGGCCAACGCTCCCGAGGTCCTAAACACCACCACACTCTGCACCGCGCGACCACTAGACGACAGTTaaatatattaatcacactctgtacctctagaggtttaatatattaatcacactctgtacctctagaggtttaatatattaatcacactctgtacctctagaggtttaatatattaatcacactctgtaccactagaggtttaatatattaatcacactctgtaccactagaggtttaatatattaatcacactctgtaccactagaggtttaatatattaatcacactctgtaccactagaggtttaatatattaatcacactctgtaccactagaggtttaatatattaatcacactctgtacctctagaggtttaatatattaatcacactctgtacctctagaggtttaatatattaatcacactctgtacctctagaggtttaatatattaatcacactctgtacctctagaggtttaatatattaatcacactctgtaccactagaggtttaatatattaatcacactctgtacctCTAGAGGACagtttaatatattaatcacactctgtacctctagaggtttaatatattaatcacactctgtaccactagaggttaaatatattaatcacactctgtaccactagaggtttaatatattaatcacactctgtacctctagaggtttaatatattaatcacactctgtacctctagaggtttaatatattaatcacactctgtaccactagaggtttaatatattaatcacactctgtaccactagaggtttaatatattaatcacactctgtacctctagaggtttaatatattaatcacactctgtacctctagaggtttaatatattaatcacactctgcaccactagaggtttaatatattaatcacactctgtaccactagaggtttaatatattaatcacactctgtaccactagaggtttaatatattaatcacactctgtaccactagaggtttaatatattaatcacactctgtacctctagaggtttaatatattaatcacactc containing:
- the LOC127921909 gene encoding interphotoreceptor matrix proteoglycan 2-like translates to VAPYLQRAPGFQDLQGVWSSGRAVQSVVVFRTSGALAWLGVSGAGSLLERTGLAQAVREGWSFRGSKVTNVTVGGVQDDVCLWLFNCPAAGFECLSRPGHMAVCSSVCHSDYCHNQGICTHHPHQPPLCQCPVGDHFWFMGRRCDVRMTQQRLVGACLGVLVAIVTLIGAVAWLAVRRYRAMLIKTKVDQTRS